A window of the Dictyoglomus sp. genome harbors these coding sequences:
- the ispE gene encoding 4-(cytidine 5'-diphospho)-2-C-methyl-D-erythritol kinase yields MMLKIYSYAKITLFLDVIDKRPDNYHNVKIILQNIDLSDFLLVNPLPYPYFILKSNYSSIPLEENLIYKAYKSFIEKTEIKIGLYVYHLKRIPIQGGLGGGSSNACSILFALNFLSKAGLKREELSNIAINLGSDIPFFLYGGTSLVEGKGEKVTKLPNLSNYLVLLITPPFGINTKHIYSQIDPKILGCHLDWDYVIKKVKDNKISTPYNFFENIVFKIYPLLKDIKEKLLEFTPYVSLTGTGSSIFALFENKKDLNIAKEKISSYIKGCKIRICGFTNKGFLILR; encoded by the coding sequence ATGATGCTAAAAATTTACTCCTATGCTAAAATTACTTTATTCCTCGATGTAATAGATAAAAGACCAGATAATTACCATAATGTAAAAATAATTTTACAAAATATTGATCTCTCGGATTTTTTATTGGTAAATCCTTTACCCTACCCTTATTTTATACTAAAGTCTAATTATTCTTCCATTCCTTTAGAAGAGAATCTAATATATAAAGCTTATAAGAGTTTTATTGAAAAAACGGAAATAAAAATAGGTTTATATGTTTATCACTTAAAGAGAATTCCAATTCAAGGAGGCTTAGGAGGAGGAAGCTCTAATGCTTGTAGTATCCTATTTGCTCTAAATTTTTTATCAAAGGCAGGGCTTAAGAGAGAAGAACTTTCTAATATTGCTATAAACTTAGGTTCTGATATTCCCTTTTTTTTATATGGTGGAACCTCCTTAGTAGAGGGAAAGGGTGAAAAAGTAACAAAACTTCCAAATCTATCTAATTATCTTGTTCTTTTGATTACTCCCCCATTTGGAATTAATACAAAACATATATATTCTCAGATTGATCCGAAAATATTAGGGTGCCACTTAGATTGGGATTATGTTATAAAAAAAGTTAAAGATAATAAAATATCAACACCTTATAATTTTTTTGAAAATATTGTTTTTAAAATCTATCCTTTATTAAAAGATATAAAAGAAAAGTTATTAGAATTTACACCATATGTTTCTCTAACAGGAACAGGCTCAAGTATTTTTGCTTTATTTGAAAACAAAAAGGATTTAAATATAGCAAAAGAAAAAATTTCTTCTTATATAAAAGGATGTAAAATAAGAATATGTGGATTTACTAACAAAGGATTTTTAATTCTGAGGTAA
- a CDS encoding M42 family metallopeptidase, with protein sequence MEELMKMLKEISEVGGIPGYEKEVREVIRKYAEPFGETLEDRLGSLIIRKKGEKDSPKIMLSAHMDEIGFIVKSITKDGFIKFLPLGGWWDQVLLSQRVIIKTSKGDIIGVIGSKPPHILTEEERKKIVEKKDMYIDIGAKSEEEVKEMGVLPGDPIIPQSEFTPLFNKKYLLGKAWDDRIGCALGIEILKELNNIKHPNTVYVSFTVQEEVGLRGATTSSYLVNPDVGIILESDIATDVPGINQEKPISLGNGPSLILYDATMIPNVNLKRLFIETAESLNIPLQFSTLERGGTDGGRIHINAKGVPSIVIGVPARYIHSHGSIIHLDDFLFAKNLILEVIRKLDQETVDNL encoded by the coding sequence ATGGAAGAGTTAATGAAAATGTTAAAAGAAATTTCAGAGGTGGGTGGAATTCCTGGATATGAAAAAGAAGTAAGAGAAGTAATTAGAAAATATGCTGAACCCTTTGGAGAAACATTAGAGGATAGATTAGGAAGTTTAATTATAAGAAAGAAAGGAGAAAAGGACTCTCCTAAAATAATGTTGTCCGCACACATGGATGAAATAGGATTCATAGTAAAAAGTATCACAAAAGATGGATTCATTAAATTTCTACCATTAGGTGGGTGGTGGGATCAAGTATTGTTATCTCAGAGGGTAATAATTAAAACCAGCAAAGGAGATATTATTGGAGTAATAGGATCAAAACCTCCTCATATATTAACAGAAGAAGAAAGAAAAAAGATTGTAGAAAAGAAAGACATGTATATTGATATTGGAGCAAAAAGTGAAGAAGAAGTAAAAGAAATGGGAGTTTTACCAGGAGATCCTATAATTCCCCAAAGTGAATTTACTCCTTTATTTAATAAAAAGTATCTATTAGGAAAAGCATGGGATGATAGAATAGGATGCGCATTAGGAATAGAAATACTTAAGGAATTAAATAACATTAAGCATCCTAATACAGTATATGTAAGTTTTACTGTTCAAGAAGAGGTAGGTTTAAGGGGAGCAACCACAAGTTCTTACTTAGTAAATCCTGACGTAGGAATTATACTAGAATCAGATATAGCCACTGATGTTCCTGGAATTAATCAAGAAAAACCTATATCTTTAGGAAATGGACCCTCCTTAATTCTTTATGATGCAACTATGATTCCTAATGTGAATCTCAAAAGATTATTTATTGAGACAGCAGAATCTTTAAATATACCATTACAGTTTTCCACCTTGGAAAGAGGAGGAACCGATGGTGGTAGAATTCATATAAACGCTAAAGGAGTACCATCTATTGTTATAGGTGTTCCTGCAAGATATATTCATTCTCATGGAAGTATTATCCATCTAGATGATTTTTTATTTGCTAAAAATTTAATTTTAGA
- the ilvA gene encoding threonine ammonia-lyase — MISLKDIKEAIERISPWIHKTPLAFSQTFSEMTQKEVFLKYENFQKTGSFKIRGAINYVSRLDKKIKGVIASSAGNHAQGVAFAGKLFSIPVTIIMPENTPLVKIISTKNYSANVILYGSIYDEAYDYALKKAREEDLVFIHPFDDPLVISGQGTIGLEILKELSDLEAIIVPIGGGGLASGISIAVKEQNPKIKIYGVQTSAFPSYYERFKNIKIENKPTSTIAEGIAVKKEGELTKEILEKYLDDIFLVDEMEIAQGILFLLERAKTLVEGAGAVSLSALLKNYQKIKEKRIVLILSGGNIDVSLLSRILEYGLIHSGRLVHLRIRVLDTPGRLSKILDIIAKEKANIVAIHQDRANPLFPIGETTVDITLETKDFSQIYRLVDKIKEEGYPIEILEKGD, encoded by the coding sequence ATGATTAGTTTAAAAGATATTAAAGAGGCTATTGAAAGAATATCTCCTTGGATTCACAAGACTCCTTTGGCTTTTTCCCAAACTTTTAGTGAAATGACTCAAAAAGAAGTATTCTTAAAGTATGAGAATTTTCAAAAGACTGGTTCCTTCAAAATAAGAGGTGCTATTAACTATGTTAGTCGACTAGATAAAAAAATTAAAGGAGTAATTGCATCTTCTGCAGGAAATCATGCTCAAGGAGTTGCCTTTGCAGGAAAATTATTTTCTATACCAGTAACTATTATAATGCCTGAAAACACTCCTTTAGTTAAAATTATTTCCACAAAAAATTATTCTGCTAATGTAATTCTCTATGGCTCTATATACGATGAAGCTTATGACTATGCTTTAAAAAAAGCAAGAGAAGAAGATTTAGTGTTCATTCATCCCTTCGACGATCCATTAGTTATATCAGGCCAAGGAACTATTGGTTTAGAAATTCTTAAGGAACTTTCAGATTTAGAAGCAATAATAGTTCCTATAGGGGGTGGAGGATTAGCAAGTGGAATATCCATCGCAGTAAAAGAACAAAATCCTAAAATAAAAATCTATGGTGTTCAAACTTCTGCTTTTCCTTCATATTATGAAAGATTTAAAAATATAAAAATAGAAAATAAACCTACATCGACTATTGCAGAAGGTATAGCAGTGAAAAAAGAAGGAGAACTAACAAAAGAAATACTAGAAAAGTATCTCGATGATATATTTTTAGTAGATGAAATGGAGATTGCTCAAGGAATTCTTTTTTTATTAGAAAGAGCAAAGACCTTGGTAGAAGGAGCAGGAGCTGTTTCTTTATCTGCATTATTAAAAAATTATCAAAAAATCAAAGAAAAGAGAATTGTTTTAATCTTAAGTGGAGGAAATATTGATGTAAGTTTACTCTCAAGAATTCTCGAATATGGATTAATTCATTCGGGAAGATTAGTCCATTTGCGTATAAGAGTTTTAGATACACCAGGTCGTCTCTCAAAAATATTAGACATAATCGCAAAAGAGAAAGCAAATATAGTAGCAATTCATCAAGATAGAGCGAATCCTCTTTTCCCTATAGGAGAGACAACCGTTGATATCACCTTGGAAACAAAAGATTTTTCTCAAATATATAGGTTGGTTGATAAAATAAAAGAAGAAGGATATCCTATAGAGATATTGGAGAAAGGAGACTAG